The following coding sequences are from one Onychomys torridus chromosome 14, mOncTor1.1, whole genome shotgun sequence window:
- the Gpr65 gene encoding psychosine receptor → MTMNSTCVEEQHDLDHYLFPVVYIFVFIVSVPANVGSLCVSFLQAKKENELGIYLFSLSLSDLLYALTLPLWINYTWNKDNWTFSPALCKGSVFFTYMNFYSSTAFLTCIALDRYLAVVYPLKFSFLRTRRFAFMTSLSIWILESFFNSMLLWKDETSVEYCDSEKSNFTLCYDKYPLENWQINLNLFRTCLGYAVPLITIMICNHKVYQAVRHNQATENSEKRRIIKLLASITLTFVLCFTPFHVMVLIRCILERNINLSDKSGKQTFTVYRVTVALTSLNCVADPILYCFVTETGRADMWNILKLCTRKHNRSQGQKRDILSVSTRDTIELQIIG, encoded by the coding sequence ATGACGATGAACAGCACGTGTGTCGAAGAACAGCATGATCTGGATCACTATTTGTTCCCAGTGGTCTACATATTTGTGTTTATAGTCAGCGTCCCAGCCAATGTTGGATCATTATGTGTATCCTTTCtgcaagcaaagaaagaaaatgagctaGGAATTTACCTCTTCAGTTTGTCGCTATCAGATCTGCTGTATGCACTAACTCTGCCTCTGTGGATCAATTACACTTGGAATAAAGACAACTGGACCTTCTCTCCTGCCTTATGCAAAGGAAGCGTTTTCTTCACATACATGAACTTTTATAGCAGTACAGCATTCCTCACCTGCATTGCCTTGGACCGCTATTTAGCAGTTGTCTACCCTCTGAAGTTTTCTTTCCTAAGGACGAGAAGATTCGCGTTCATGACCAGCCTGTCTATCTGGATACTGGAGTCCTTCTTTAACTCTATGCTTCTGTGGAAAGATGAAACAAGTGTTGAATACTGTGATTCGGAGAAGTCTAACTTCACTCTGTGTTATGACAAATACCCTCTGGAGAATTGGCAGATCAACCTCAACCTATTTAGGACGTGCCTGGGCTACGCAGTGCCTTTGATCACCATCATGATCTGCAACCATAAAGTATATCAAGCTGTGCGGCACAACCAAGCCACGGAAAACAGCGAGAAGAGAAGGATCATAAAGTTGCTGGCTAGCATCACGTTGACTTTCGTCCTATGCTTTACCCCCTTCCATGTGATGGTGCTCATCCGCTGCATTTTGGAGCGCAATATAAACCTCAGTGACAAGTCTGGAAAGCAGACTTTTACGGTGTACAGAGTCACAGTGGCACTGACAAGTCTAAACTGTGTCGCTGATCCAATTCTATACTGTTTCGTGACTGAGACAGGGAGAGCTGATATGTGGAACATATTAAAATTGTGTACTAGGAAACACAATAGATCACAAGGACAAAAAAGGGACATACTTTCTGTGTCCACAAGAGATACCATAGAATTACAGATTATAGGGTAA